The Dioscorea cayenensis subsp. rotundata cultivar TDr96_F1 chromosome 19, TDr96_F1_v2_PseudoChromosome.rev07_lg8_w22 25.fasta, whole genome shotgun sequence genome includes a window with the following:
- the LOC120250606 gene encoding leucine-rich repeat extensin-like protein 5: MAHHHVIIAALLLSIAIAAAAQSPAAAPTTTPTPPSKPTPNLPSPTAAPPRLALHPSLPTLPPPSPTPVASPPAVTTPSPVASPPAVTTPSPVASPPAVTTPSPVASPPAATISSPVASPPALATPSPAGSPPIPAEIPAPAPSKKKKHSKKKKAVSPSPAVSPPKPSVGGPVSSDASSPGPAASASADASPNGAESVRMREVLISGLAAMILAVGLLA; encoded by the exons ATGGCGCATCACCACGTCATCATCGCCGCCTTGCTCCTCTCTATCGCCATTGCTGCAGCCGCCCAATCCCCCGCCGCCGCCCCAACCACCACCCCTACTCCTCCCTCCAAACCCACCCCCAACCTCCCCTCTCCTACCGCCGCCCCG CCCCGGTTAGCTCTCCACCCCTCTCTCCCCACATTGCCTCCCCCATCCCCCACCCCCGTCGCATCTCCTCCGGCAGTCACCACTCCATCCCCCGTCGCATCTCCTCCGGCTGTCACTACCCCATCCCCTGTCGCATCTCCTCCGGCGGTCACCACCCCATCCCCTGTCGCATCTCCTCCCGCGGCCACCATCTCATCCCCCGTCGCATCTCCTCCGGCTCTCGCCACCCCATCCCCGGCCGGCTCCCCTCCGATCCCTGCTGAGATCCCCGCCCCAGCTCCtagcaagaagaagaaacactccaagaagaagaaggctgTCTCTCCTTCTCCGGCCGTCAGTCCTCCGAAACCCTCCGTCGGTGGTCCTGTCAGCAGCGACGCATCCTCTCCCGGCCCCGCCGCTTCCGCCTCCGCCGACGCCTCACCG AATGGCGCGGAAAGTGTGAGGATGAGAGAAGTGCTGATCTCGGGGTTGGCTGCGATGATCTTGGCCGTTGGATTGCTTGCCTAG
- the LOC120283851 gene encoding 3-oxo-Delta(4,5)-steroid 5-beta-reductase-like, protein MSWWWAGAIGAAKKKIDEDSGEATGKYQSVGLVIGVTGIVGNSLAEILPLSDTPGGPWKVYGVSRRPLASWSPTPGPAFEHVQCDISDPDEALAKLSPLTDITHIFYVTWSPRFTEAENREVNSAMIRNVFAAVLPNAPNLQHVCLQTGRKHYLGSVESFGKVEIPEPPFTEEMPRLNCPNFYYDLEDILFDELSKRDGAVSWSVHRPTMIFGFSPYSLMNIVGTLCVYAAICKHEGSLLRWPGSRMTWEGFSDISDADLIAEHQIWASVDPFAKNEAFNCSNGDVFKWKQLWRILAEQFGVDFVGYEGEEKRVNLEEMMKGKEGVWDEIVAKYELAPTKLNEIASWWLADLVLGTEMELLDSMNKSKEHGFLGFRNTVASFYSWIDKMKAYKIVP, encoded by the exons ATGAGCTGGTGGTGGGCCGGCGCAATCGGTGCTGCCAAG AAAAAGATAGACGAGGATTCCGGCGAGGCCACCGGAAAGTATCAGAGCGTTGGCCTTGTCATCGGCGTCACTGGCATCGTCGGCAATAGCCTCGCCGAGATCCTCCCTCTATCTGACACTCCCGGTGGTCCCTGGAAGGTGTATGGCGTCTCCCGCCGCCCTCTCGCCTCCTGGTCTCCTACCCCTGGCCCCGCCTTCGAGCACGTTCAGTGCGACATCTCCGACCCTGACGAAGCTCTCGCGAAGCTCTCCCCTCTCACCGATATCACCCACATCTTCTATGTAACCTGGAGCCCGCGTTTCACAGAGGCTGAGAATCGGGAGGTGAACTCCGCCATGATCCGCAACGTGTTCGCCGCCGTGCTCCCTAACGCTCCCAATCTTCAGCATGTCTGCCTGCAGACCGGGCGGAAGCACTACCTTGGCTCTGTTGAGTCCTTCGGCAAGGTTGAGATTCCTGAGCCACCCTTCACTGAAGAAATGCCCCGCCTGAACTGTCCCAACTTCTATTACGATCTTGAAGACATCCTGTTCGACGAATTGTCTAAGAGAGATGGGGCGGTGTCTTGGTCTGTTCACCGCCCGACGATGATCTTCGGGTTTTCTCCTTACAGTCTTATGAATATTGTTGGGACTCTCTGCGTTTATGCTGCCATTTGCAAGCATGAAGGAAGCTTGTTGAGGTGGCCTGGGAGCAGGATGACTTGGGAGGGATTCAGTGATATCTCTGATGCTGATCTTATTGCTGAGCACCAGATATGGGCTTCAGTTGATCCTTTTGCTAAAAATGAAGCTTTTAATTGTAGCAATGGTGatgtgtttaaatggaaacagcTTTGGCGGATACTTGCAGAGCAATTTGGAGTGGATTTTGTTGGGTATGAAGGTGAGGAGAAGCGGGTCAATTTGGAGGAGATGATGAAGGGGAAGGAAGGGGTGTGGGATGAGATTGTGGCAAAGTATGAGCTTGCGCCAACCAAGCTGAATGAAATCGCTTCCTGGTGGCTCGCGGATCTTGTGCTTGGGACGGAGATGGAACTGTTGGATAGCATGAACAAGAGCAAGGAGCATGGATTCCTTGGCTTTCGCAACACGGTAGCTTCCTTCTATTCTTGGATTGATAAGATGAAGGCTTACAAGATTGTCCCTTAG
- the LOC120283853 gene encoding ADP-ribosylation factor-like, whose translation MGLSFTKLFSRLFAKQEMHILIVDLDVAGKTTILYMLKLGEIVTTIPTIGFNVETVEYKNISFTMWDVVGQDKIWPSRRHYFQNTQGLIFVVDSNERDRVVEARDELH comes from the exons atggGGCTTTCCTTCACCAAGCTTTTTAGTCGGCTTTTCGCCAAGCAAGAAATGCATATTCTTATAGTTGATCTTGATGTTGCTGGTAAGACCACCATTTTGTACATGCTCAAGCTTGGAGAGATTGTGACTACCATTCCCACCATTG GATTTAATGTAGAAACGGTGGAGTACAAGAATATTAGCTTTACTATGTGGGATGTTGTTGGCCAGGACAAG ATCTGGCCCTCGAGGAGGCATTACTTCCAGAATACTCAAGGCCTTATATTTGTGGTTGATAGTAATGAACGTGACCGTGTGGTTGAGGCAAGGGATGAGCTTCACTGA